The DNA region GATGGAAAACGCTTTATCAAGAGAAGAAACGCTAAAAGGCATGACCATTTGGGCAGCCTATTCCAATTTTGAAGAAAATGAAAAAGGCAGTATTGAAGTCGGTAAAATGGCCGATTTCATTATCCTAAATCAAAATATAATGGAAATACCAGTTAAAGATGTTCCCAATATAAAAGTGGTGGAAACTTACGTTAATGGTGAAAAATTAAATTAACATCCTTACTCCTTATGTCACCTCGAGCGGAGTCAAGAGGTAGTTATGTGAGCAAATTATAATAGGTCTCGACTTCGCTCGACCTGACAAACAAAGTTAATTAATTTGAAACGATTACTGGCTCTTTTTCAAATTTTATGGGAACGTTAACTCTAACGGTATCCCAGCCCAATATCATTTTAGTAGCGTCATTTTTCTCTTTAAAGGTTATTGTAAAATCCTTTAAAGGCTCTCCTTTTTTTACAGGAACAGCAATTTCCGCAACATTAAAAATTGGATTGTATTGAAAAGATCCCCAAACATCTGTTTGAGAATTTAAAATAACAAGCCAATCATTCTCTCCTGGAATAGTAACCAATACATAAGTACCAGCTTTTACTTTGCAATTGCCAAATTCCACATCTTTATAGAATTTAACTTCAGTAGCTTCATTGGCACCAGTTCGCCATAATTTATTATATGGAACAAGATTGCCAAATACTTCTTCATCATTTTTTTGAGGTCTGCCATAAAGTACTTTAGCCAAAGGAGGTGTTATTTTGCTTTCCCTATAGTATGATATATCATGTGGAATATCATCTACAGCCACAAAGCCTTGACCTCTAGCTTCAGAGGTAAATAAAAGCATTAAAAAGAGGGAGATTATAGTTGAAATGTAAAGTTTTACCATGCAATAATTTAGTTTAGTTGGCTTAACAACGTTATTTTTGCCGCTTTAGTATTAAAAATTTAAACTAAAAAGATAATTAGTGTTTTTAAAAAATTACATATTTATACTAAAAATAACTTAATTGTATTAATTTGTAATCATATTATTATTTTTTATTTATAAATTGAAATAAAAAATGAATTTTTGCATCGAACTAGTCTTGACTTATTGTTTTTTACCGAAAATGAGATAAAATTTGTTCAGATGAGGTAGTTTTTGCAATTCATAGCAGAGCTACGGATAAAAAAAGTAACGAAATATGAGCGAATTTTGGCAATTTTTTAGGGAAAAGAAAAAATCAAGACGAGTTCATTAATAAAATTAGAAACTTAAATTATGTGTGGAATTGTATGTGCTTTTGATTTAAAGCAAAAATCTGAAGAATTGAGACCTCAAGTATTAGAGATGTCTCAAAAAATCCGTCATCGTGGGCCAGATTGGAGTGGAATTTATGCTGACGACAAGGCTATTTTAGCTCATGAACGCCTGGCTATTGTCGATCCTGCTTCTGGAAAACAACCTTTATTTAGCGAGGATAAAAAATTGATATTAGCTGCCAATGGCGAAATTTATAATCATCGTGAGCTGAGAAAACAATTTGAAGGCAATTATAATTTTCAAACGGAATCGGATTGTGAAGTAATTTTAGCTCTCTATCAAAAAAAAGGAGTCGACTTTATTGACGAAATGAACGGAATTTTCGGTTTTGCGATTTATGATGTAGAAAAAGACGAATATTTTATTGCTAGAGATCATATGGGTATTATTCCATTATATATAGGGTGGGATGCCAACGGAACGTTTTATGTAGCTTCTGAATTAAAAGCTTTGGAAGGTGTTTGTACAAAAATTCAATTGTTCCCTCCTGGACACTATATGTCCAGTAAAGATGGAGAATTTGTACAATGGTACAAAAGAGATTGGACGGAATATGATGCGGTTAAGGATAACAAGACTTCAATTCAAGAGTTAAAAGAAGCTCTAGAAGCTGCCGTACACCGTCAATTAATGAGTGATGTGCCTTATGGTGTTCTACTTTCTGGCGGATTAGATTCATCTGTTACTTCAGCTATTGCCAAAAAATATGCTGAAAAGCGTATTGAGTCTGGAGATACCAAAGCCGCTTGGTGGCCACAATTACACTCTTTTTCTGTGGGGTTAGAGGGTTCACCTGACCTGGCGGCTGCTCAAAAAGTAGCAGACCATATTGGTACGGTACACCATGAAATTAAATTTACCATACAAGAAGGTTTGGATGCCATACGTGATGTTATCTATAAAATAGAGACCTATGATATTACTACAATTCGTTCTTCCACACCTATGTATTTAATGGCAAGGGTTATTAAATCTATGGGTATAAAAATGGTATTGTCCGGTGAAGGAGCCGATGAAATTTTTGGCGGATATTTGTACTTTCATAAAGCACCTAATGCCAAAGAATTTCATGAAGAAACTGTACGTAAATTAAGCAAACTGCATATGTACGATTGTTTGCGTGCCAATAAAAGCTTAGCTGCTTGGGGTATTGAAGGCCGTGTTCCTTTTTTGGATAAAGAATTTATGGATGTTGCTATGCGTATCAATCCAAAAGATAAAATGATAAATGGTGAACGTATGGAAAAGTGGGTGGTTAGAAAAGCATTTGAAGATATGATACCCGATAGTGTAGCATGGAGACAAAAAGAACAATTTAGTGATGGCGTAGGGTATAGTTGGATAGATACGTTAAAAGAAATTGTAGAGAAAGAAGTAAGTGATGAACAATTGGCGAATGCTAAGTATAAATTCCCAATTCAAACACCAACAACGAAAGAAGAATTTTATTACAGATCTATTTTTACAGAACATTTCCCAAGTGACACGGCAGCATTATCAGTACCGCAGGAAGCTTCTGTAGCCTGCAGCACACAAATTGCTTTAGATTGGGATGAAAGTTTTAAAAACATGAACGAGCCTTCCGGAAGAGCCATTGCAAATGTTCATGACGATGCTTATTAGAAGAAAAAATAAATTTTTAATAAAAAACGCTGCTTTTGGCAGCGTTTTTGTTTTTTATATATCTTTGATAACAACAAAACTAAAGATAATGAAAAATTACTCCCTAGTCATTGTACTTGTTACGATGGTATTATTCCCTTTAAATATGTCTGCCCAAGACAAACTAAAAGGCAATAAAATAGTAACTACAGAAAACAGATATATTGAGGGCTTTTCTAAAATTGAAACGCACGATAAAATTGAAGTTATTATTACTCAAGGTATGGAACAATCCGTTACCGTTGAAGCAGATGAAAATTTACACGTAGCAGTTTATACGGAAGTTAGAGATAGTACGTTGATTATTGATCTCACCAAACGTATCACCAGAAAAAAAGAGTTGCGGGTATTGGTTACTATAGACCAATATATTGATGAAATTATAACTAAAGATAAATCTGAAATTACTTCTTCTGGCACATTAAAATTTGACCATTTAACTATTAATGCCGAAGACGATTCCAAGTTAACATTAGATTTCCAAGCTTCTAAACTCGTTTTAAATAATAACGAAAGTGCCAATGCTAAATTAACCGTTAATGCTGATGATGTTTTTATAAATGCCGACAAATCTGGAAAAGCTAAAATTAATCTTTCCTGTAATATTGTTGAAGCCACTATTCAAGGAGGGTCAACTACTGATATTTCTGGAGGATGCTCCGAACTATATGTGAATGCTGAAGATAGAAGTAATTTTAAAGGCGAAAGCCTAGAAAGCAATGATATAATTGTAGAAGCTACAGATAATGCAGATGTACAAATAAATGCAAAAAAAGAGGTTATTATTTCTGCTGCGGATGGTGCTGAAGTTTATATTTTTAACAACCCTAAAATAACTATTGAAAAATTTACGGATAAGGCTATTTTAAGAAAAAAATAAGAAAACACATTGCACTTGTTTGTGTAAATAATTCCATTTTTGTAGATAACTCTAAATTTTAAAAAATGAAAATATTAATAGTTGAAGACGAAGTCGAATTGCTAGATTCAATGGCAAGCTATCTTAAAAATGAAGACTTTATTTGCGAAAAAGCCACTTCTTTTTTTGATGCAGAAGATAAAATCGTAAGTTTTAAATACGATATAATTATACTTGATATAACATTGCCAGATGGTAGTGGCATTGACTTATTAAAATTAGTAAAAGAACAATCTTCTAAAACTGGAGTTTTAATTGTTTCCGCTAAAGACTCTTTAGATGATAAGTTAAAAGGGTTAGATCTAGGTGCAGATGATTACATTACCAAACCTTTCCATTTGGCAGAATTAAACTCACGGATTAATTCGTTAATTAGACGCAGAAATTTTGATGGCGATGAGTTTATTGAATTCAATGAAATAAGAGTAGATCCTAGCTCCAAAGAAGTAACCGTTCATGGAAAGCCTGTCGAAGTGACCAAAAAAGAATACAATTTATTGCTCTATTTTATCACTAATAAAAATAAAGTATTAACTAAAGAATCTATAGCAGAACACCTATGGGGTGATGATATAGAAATGGCAGACAGTTACGATTTCATTTACACACACATGGGTAATTTACGTAAAAAAATAAACAAATTAGGCGGAAATAATTACTTACAAACAATGTATGGCCTTGGTTATAAATTCACAGATACACTTAAGTAAATTCAAATTATACTTTTTTAAAAACAACCAATGAAACTAATAGAAAGAACAAGTAGAACTTACCTCTGGCTATCTATTATAATATTTATAGTTTCTGCTGGGATGTTAATTTTTGTCTTAACCGTTGTAATGAACAATAGATTGGATGAACAACTTCGTTACAGTAAAGATGTTATTGCCAAAGCTATCAAATATGATTATCCTCATATCATTTTTGAAGAGCCAAGAAAGCTAAACGAAACCGAATTAAAAAAATTTCCAAATGATACTGTAATATACAAAGACACGTTAATTCTTAGGGCTATTGAAGGTGAAGGGATTGACGAATTTGAAAAATACAGACAGTTAACCGCTTATGAAACTCTCCATAATCAAAGATGGAAAATTGTTACAAGAAATTCGTTAGTTAGAAATCAAGATTTTATTTGGGTGATAGTAGTTTCTTCATTTATAATTATTCTACTTTTATTAATAGGGTTATGGATTTTAAACACTAGAATATCTAAAAAAATATGGCACCCTTTTTACACTAATATTAATAGACTTAAAAACTTTTCGGTACAAGATCAAAAACCTATCGAGCTAGAAAATTCTAAAATTGATGAGTTTAAAGAGCTGAACAATTCAATACAAAACTTAACCCAAAAATTACAGTCAGACTTTAGTAATTTAAAAGAGTTTTCAGAAAATGCTTCGCATGAAATGCAAACGCCCTTGGCCATAATGCAGTCTAAAATTGAATTGTTATTGCAGTCGGAAAATATAAACAAAGAACAGTCAGAACAGTTACAATCTATATACCAAGCAGGTAAGCGTTTATCAAAATTAAATAAGACATTGTTATTACTGGCAAAAGTTGAAAATCAACAATTCAGCACCAAAGAAGAAGTGTCTTTTAAAAACTTGATTGAAAAGCAATTAGAGAATTATGAAGATTTTATTCTGAATAAAAACATTAAGGTAAACAAAAAATTATCGGGCCATATTACCACAACCAACACAACATTGGCAGATACATTAATTTCAAATTTATTAAGTAACGCCATAAAACATAACATTGATAATGGCACTATTTCAATTGTTTACTCAGAGAATCAATTAATTTTTTCTAATACAGGTGAGTCATTAAAAGGAAATCCCGAAGACCTTTTTAACCGTTTTAAAAAACAAAGTACTCGTAAAGATTCATTAGGTTTAGGTCTGGCCATTATTAAACAGATTTGCGATGTTAACCAATGGCAATTAAATTATTTTTACGAAGACAAACTGCATACACTTAGTGTAAACTTTAATATAGATATCACTACAAAAAACGATTAATCATAATCAACCTTATTATCATCAAATTTTAGTTTCGTTTATATTTCCATAAGACAAATCACAATTAAATGTTAAAGTAAAAATCTTTACTTTATCTTAAGAATCTCTTTAGAATCTGCCCCTACATTTGTCCCAACAAAACAAATAAAACTAAATATTAATTAATTTAAAAAACACAAAATCATGAGAAAGTTAAGTTTTCTAGTAGCATTTGCAGTACTAAGTTTAATAAGCACTGCCACTTTTGCACAAGAGGTAGAAGAAACAGTAGAAATTGTTGAGGCAGCTGCACAACAACAAGACAAAGTTGAAATACAGGTAAGCGAATTACCTGAAGCAGTTACAGCTACTATAGCTGCTGATTTTGCAGATTATTCTGCTGACAAGGCATACAAAACTACAAAAGACGATCAAGAAGTTTATTGGGTAGTTTTATCAAAAGAAGATGCAAAAATCAAAGTTCTTTTTGATGCGGCTGGTAAAGTTATTGAGCAAAAAGCTGCTGAACTTTAAAAAAAAGCAAATTGGGTTGATTGCTTTTAATTGAAACAGCTTGACACACTTCGTTAAGCTGTTTCTTTCACTAAAATATTATTTGAGTTAATTAAAAACACACTCCTTACGAGTGTGTTTTTTGTTTTTTGACAAATACCAGTTTTTTTCGTTTGTACATTAGGGCTCTTAAATATCTGTTAAATTTATAATGGACTGATTATCTTAAGAATATCTTTAGAATCATCCTTTACATTTGACTTAATAAATTTAAGAACAATGAAAAACGAAAAAGATCTATTTTATGTAACCATAGCCAATCAAAATGCCAAAGTTAAATTTGTATTTGACATGAATGGACAATCGTTTAAGAAAGACGATTTAAAAGCTATAATTCCACAACGTTTAATTGGAGCATTTTAATTTTTTTCAATTCTAGTCAAAACTTTAGAATATCTTTAGATTCTAGTAGTACATTTGAACTATCAAAAAACACTAAACTAAAAACAGAGCAAATTGGGTTGATTGCTTTTAATTGAAACAGCTTAATATATTACTACACATTAAGCTGTTTCTTTTTCTTAATTAAACCACTATGCCAAACAATAAAACACTCTAAATTTAAATACCTCTCTTTTGTAGAGAATTTGTTAATAACTTACGTTATTTAACGACATTGAAAACACGCTCAACCGGGCGTGTTTTCTTATATTTGTATGTTTTTGAAAATACATAAAAAAGAGAACTAAAAATATGAGCGAAGAAGCAAAAAAACAGAATTATTCAGCCGATAGTATTCAGGCCTTAGAAGGGATGGAACACGTTAGAAAACGTCCCTCAATGTACATAGGTGATGTTGGTGTCAGAGGCTTGCACCATCTGGTTTATGAGGTGGTTGATAATTCTATTGATGAGGCAATGGCTGGGCATTGTGATGCTGTAAGTATTATTATCAACGAAGATAATTCTGTCACCGTAAAGGATAATGGTCGTGGTATTCCTGTAGATATCCATAAAAAAGAAGGTGTTTCTGCTCTAGAGGTAGTAATGACCAAAATTGGAGCCGGGGGTAAATTTGATAAAGACTCTTATAAAGTTTCTGGTGGTTTACACGGTGTTGGAGTTTCTGTTGTTAATGCTCTTTCTTCAAATTTAAAAGCTACAGTGTATCGTAATGGTAAAATTTACGAGCAAGAATATGAACGTGGAAAAGCATCATATCCTGTAAAATCAGTTGGTGAGACTAAAGAAAGAGGTACTATGGTTACCTTTATGGCAGATGATACTGTTTTTCAAGCGGATATAGATTTTAATTATGAAACGTTGTCTACTAGGCTTAGAGAATTATCTTTCTTAAATAAGAAGATAAAACTTTCTATAACGGACAAAAGAAATAAAGATGAAAAAGGCGAGTTTATCCATGAAGAATTTTATAGTGAAGTTGGTTTGCCCGAATTTATTAAATATTTGGACGGAAACAGAGAACAACTTACAGCTGATGTAATTTCTCTGGAAAGTGAAAAATCAGGTATTCCGGTTGAGGTTGCAATGGTTTATAACACTTCGTACGCAGAAAACCTGCATTCTTACGTAAATAATATCAATACACACGAAGGCGGCACACATTTGTCTGGTTTTAGAAGAGGACTTACTCATACCTTAAAAAAATACGCCGAAAGCTCTGGAATGCTCGACAAATTAAAGTTTGAGATTTCGGGTGATGATTTCCGTGAGGGATTAACCGCTATTATTTCAGTAAAAGTAGCCGAACCTCAATTTGAAGGTCAAACAAAAACCAAATTAGGAAACAGAGAAGTTACCTCAGCGGTTAGTCAAGCCGTTTCAGAGATGTTGACCGACTACCTAGAGGAAAACCCTAATGATGCTAAAATAATCGTTCAAAAGGTGATTTTAGCAGCTCAAGCACGCCATGCAGCTAAAAAAGCTCGTGAAATGGTACAACGTAAAACGGTTATGTCTGGAGGAGGATTGCCTGGTAAGTTATCCGATTGTGCTTGGACAGAGCCTGAAAAATGTGAAATATTTTTAGTTGAGGGAGATTCTGCGGGTGGTACTGCAAAACAAGGAAGAGATAGAAACTTTCAAGCCATTTTACCCTTACGTGGTAAAATTTTGAACGTTGAAAAGGCTATGCAGCACAAAGTTTTTGAAAACGAAGAGATCAGAAATATGTACACCGCATTAGGTGTTACCATTGGTACCGAAGAGGATAGCAAAGCTCTTAACCTTGAAAAATTGCGTTACCATAAAATAGTGATAATGTGTGATGCCGATGTAGATGGGAGCCACATTGCTACCTTAATTTTAACGTTCTTTTTTAGGTATATGAGAGAATTAATTGAGGAAGGCTATGTATTTATTGCTGCTCCACCATTGTATTTGGTTAAAAAAGGTGCTAAAAAGGAATATGCTTGGTCCGATAAAGAACGTGATGATCTGCTTAAAAAGTTTGATGGAGGTACAATACAACGTTATAAAGGTCTAGGTGAGATGAACGCAGAACAATTATGGGATACTACCATGAACCCAGAGTTTAGAACCATGCGTAGGGTTACTATAGATAATGGTACAGAAGCTGACAGAGTGTTTTCTATGCTTATGGGAG from Aureibaculum sp. 2308TA14-22 includes:
- a CDS encoding DUF2911 domain-containing protein, giving the protein MVKLYISTIISLFLMLLFTSEARGQGFVAVDDIPHDISYYRESKITPPLAKVLYGRPQKNDEEVFGNLVPYNKLWRTGANEATEVKFYKDVEFGNCKVKAGTYVLVTIPGENDWLVILNSQTDVWGSFQYNPIFNVAEIAVPVKKGEPLKDFTITFKEKNDATKMILGWDTVRVNVPIKFEKEPVIVSN
- the asnB gene encoding asparagine synthase B — encoded protein: MCGIVCAFDLKQKSEELRPQVLEMSQKIRHRGPDWSGIYADDKAILAHERLAIVDPASGKQPLFSEDKKLILAANGEIYNHRELRKQFEGNYNFQTESDCEVILALYQKKGVDFIDEMNGIFGFAIYDVEKDEYFIARDHMGIIPLYIGWDANGTFYVASELKALEGVCTKIQLFPPGHYMSSKDGEFVQWYKRDWTEYDAVKDNKTSIQELKEALEAAVHRQLMSDVPYGVLLSGGLDSSVTSAIAKKYAEKRIESGDTKAAWWPQLHSFSVGLEGSPDLAAAQKVADHIGTVHHEIKFTIQEGLDAIRDVIYKIETYDITTIRSSTPMYLMARVIKSMGIKMVLSGEGADEIFGGYLYFHKAPNAKEFHEETVRKLSKLHMYDCLRANKSLAAWGIEGRVPFLDKEFMDVAMRINPKDKMINGERMEKWVVRKAFEDMIPDSVAWRQKEQFSDGVGYSWIDTLKEIVEKEVSDEQLANAKYKFPIQTPTTKEEFYYRSIFTEHFPSDTAALSVPQEASVACSTQIALDWDESFKNMNEPSGRAIANVHDDAY
- a CDS encoding GIN domain-containing protein; protein product: MKNYSLVIVLVTMVLFPLNMSAQDKLKGNKIVTTENRYIEGFSKIETHDKIEVIITQGMEQSVTVEADENLHVAVYTEVRDSTLIIDLTKRITRKKELRVLVTIDQYIDEIITKDKSEITSSGTLKFDHLTINAEDDSKLTLDFQASKLVLNNNESANAKLTVNADDVFINADKSGKAKINLSCNIVEATIQGGSTTDISGGCSELYVNAEDRSNFKGESLESNDIIVEATDNADVQINAKKEVIISAADGAEVYIFNNPKITIEKFTDKAILRKK
- a CDS encoding response regulator transcription factor; its protein translation is MKILIVEDEVELLDSMASYLKNEDFICEKATSFFDAEDKIVSFKYDIIILDITLPDGSGIDLLKLVKEQSSKTGVLIVSAKDSLDDKLKGLDLGADDYITKPFHLAELNSRINSLIRRRNFDGDEFIEFNEIRVDPSSKEVTVHGKPVEVTKKEYNLLLYFITNKNKVLTKESIAEHLWGDDIEMADSYDFIYTHMGNLRKKINKLGGNNYLQTMYGLGYKFTDTLK
- a CDS encoding sensor histidine kinase — its product is MKLIERTSRTYLWLSIIIFIVSAGMLIFVLTVVMNNRLDEQLRYSKDVIAKAIKYDYPHIIFEEPRKLNETELKKFPNDTVIYKDTLILRAIEGEGIDEFEKYRQLTAYETLHNQRWKIVTRNSLVRNQDFIWVIVVSSFIIILLLLIGLWILNTRISKKIWHPFYTNINRLKNFSVQDQKPIELENSKIDEFKELNNSIQNLTQKLQSDFSNLKEFSENASHEMQTPLAIMQSKIELLLQSENINKEQSEQLQSIYQAGKRLSKLNKTLLLLAKVENQQFSTKEEVSFKNLIEKQLENYEDFILNKNIKVNKKLSGHITTTNTTLADTLISNLLSNAIKHNIDNGTISIVYSENQLIFSNTGESLKGNPEDLFNRFKKQSTRKDSLGLGLAIIKQICDVNQWQLNYFYEDKLHTLSVNFNIDITTKND
- the gyrB gene encoding DNA topoisomerase (ATP-hydrolyzing) subunit B; protein product: MSEEAKKQNYSADSIQALEGMEHVRKRPSMYIGDVGVRGLHHLVYEVVDNSIDEAMAGHCDAVSIIINEDNSVTVKDNGRGIPVDIHKKEGVSALEVVMTKIGAGGKFDKDSYKVSGGLHGVGVSVVNALSSNLKATVYRNGKIYEQEYERGKASYPVKSVGETKERGTMVTFMADDTVFQADIDFNYETLSTRLRELSFLNKKIKLSITDKRNKDEKGEFIHEEFYSEVGLPEFIKYLDGNREQLTADVISLESEKSGIPVEVAMVYNTSYAENLHSYVNNINTHEGGTHLSGFRRGLTHTLKKYAESSGMLDKLKFEISGDDFREGLTAIISVKVAEPQFEGQTKTKLGNREVTSAVSQAVSEMLTDYLEENPNDAKIIVQKVILAAQARHAAKKAREMVQRKTVMSGGGLPGKLSDCAWTEPEKCEIFLVEGDSAGGTAKQGRDRNFQAILPLRGKILNVEKAMQHKVFENEEIRNMYTALGVTIGTEEDSKALNLEKLRYHKIVIMCDADVDGSHIATLILTFFFRYMRELIEEGYVFIAAPPLYLVKKGAKKEYAWSDKERDDLLKKFDGGTIQRYKGLGEMNAEQLWDTTMNPEFRTMRRVTIDNGTEADRVFSMLMGDEVPPRREFIEKNAVYANIDI